A genomic window from Paucibacter sp. KCTC 42545 includes:
- a CDS encoding sensor histidine kinase, with protein MHSTSGQRWRNRLSHPSIVASLTLALIALGLNIGHSLSERAGMEQLAAVAAERLELYAASLEAQLARYDYLPSLIAIDQDLMTAVAQPGDTAARQRASRKLARINVRAGLGLIFICDAHGRVIASSDDYASSHAIAPKQEPPAETLMRRLGKQIGAGSGQFFAANEANASTDYLLSQNLQRDGKVVGQVVVMLNLAPLEATWVDQGMRSQGEKLLVVDSNDVVIMSSVPAWKYRLLNRGSAAKHAELLASGRYASHLGPDLALATEDLNQQDTSLVQVPALDGETRSRPLLAQERPIVPLALRLVTLSDPSEVWRHARYAAWGGAAVGASLGLVLLYLAYRRRALEQLFRASEALKQAHSELEQQVAERTQELRHSNSELKHQINQRLQAEDELMQAGKLAVLGQMSAGISHEINQPLTALRALSRNSLLLLEKGRNSTVAENLRAIDAMVERMTAITRQLKSFARKAEAAQAPVSLLAAIQGARTLLEHRIQAEQVTLNIEVSEQLRVSCDGNRLEQVLVNLIGNAVDAMQTSASKTLRIYTDMHEARLSLLISDSGAGMPEDLLPRLFEPFFTTKPAGQGLGLGLVISSKIVHEFGGQLRARNNPPPATGMTFEFDLALSPKESHV; from the coding sequence TTGCACTCAACTTCCGGCCAACGCTGGCGCAATCGGCTCAGCCATCCCAGCATCGTGGCCAGCCTCACCCTGGCCTTGATCGCGCTGGGCCTGAACATCGGCCACAGCCTGAGCGAGCGCGCCGGCATGGAGCAGCTCGCCGCCGTGGCCGCCGAGCGGCTGGAGCTTTACGCCGCCAGCCTGGAAGCTCAGCTGGCACGCTACGACTATCTGCCCAGCCTGATCGCGATTGACCAGGATTTGATGACTGCGGTGGCGCAGCCCGGCGATACGGCAGCGCGCCAGCGTGCCAGCCGCAAGCTCGCGCGCATCAATGTTCGTGCGGGCCTGGGGCTGATCTTTATTTGCGATGCACATGGCCGGGTGATCGCCTCCAGCGACGACTACGCCAGCAGCCATGCCATCGCGCCCAAGCAAGAACCGCCGGCCGAGACCTTGATGCGGCGCCTGGGCAAACAGATTGGCGCCGGCAGCGGCCAGTTCTTCGCCGCCAACGAGGCCAATGCCAGCACCGACTACTTGCTCAGCCAAAACCTGCAACGCGACGGCAAGGTCGTTGGCCAAGTGGTGGTGATGCTGAACCTGGCGCCGCTGGAGGCGACCTGGGTGGATCAAGGCATGCGCTCACAAGGCGAAAAGCTGCTGGTGGTGGACAGCAATGATGTGGTGATCATGTCCTCGGTGCCGGCCTGGAAGTACCGCTTGCTCAACCGGGGCAGCGCCGCGAAACACGCCGAGCTTCTGGCCAGCGGACGCTATGCCAGCCATCTAGGCCCCGATCTGGCCCTGGCCACCGAGGATTTGAACCAACAGGACACCAGCTTGGTGCAAGTGCCCGCGCTCGACGGCGAGACCCGCAGCCGCCCGCTGTTGGCACAAGAGAGGCCCATCGTGCCGCTGGCCCTGCGCCTGGTCACCTTGTCAGACCCCAGCGAGGTCTGGCGCCATGCGCGCTACGCAGCCTGGGGCGGCGCGGCCGTGGGCGCCAGCCTGGGCTTGGTTTTGCTGTACCTGGCCTATCGTCGGCGCGCCCTGGAGCAACTGTTCCGCGCCAGCGAGGCCTTGAAGCAAGCCCACAGCGAGCTGGAACAACAAGTGGCCGAGCGCACCCAGGAACTGCGCCACAGCAATAGCGAGTTGAAGCATCAGATCAATCAGCGACTGCAAGCCGAGGACGAATTGATGCAGGCCGGCAAGCTGGCCGTGCTGGGCCAGATGTCAGCCGGCATTTCGCATGAAATCAACCAGCCCCTGACGGCCCTGCGCGCCCTCTCCCGCAACAGCCTGCTGCTGCTGGAGAAAGGCCGCAACAGCACGGTAGCCGAGAACCTGCGCGCCATCGATGCCATGGTGGAGCGCATGACCGCCATCACCCGCCAGCTCAAGAGCTTCGCCCGCAAGGCCGAGGCCGCGCAAGCGCCGGTCTCGCTGCTGGCGGCGATTCAGGGCGCGCGCACCCTGCTGGAGCACCGCATTCAGGCCGAGCAGGTGACGCTGAACATCGAGGTTAGCGAGCAACTGCGGGTGAGCTGCGACGGCAACCGGCTGGAGCAGGTCTTGGTCAATCTGATCGGCAATGCGGTCGACGCGATGCAAACCAGCGCGAGCAAGACCCTGCGCATCTACACCGACATGCATGAGGCCCGCCTGAGCCTGCTGATCAGCGACAGCGGCGCGGGCATGCCCGAGGACTTGCTGCCGCGCCTGTTTGAACCCTTCTTCACCACCAAACCCGCCGGCCAAGGCCTCGGGCTGGGCCTGGTGATTTCATCGAAAATCGTGCACGAATTTGGCGGCCAACTGCGCGCCCGAAACAACCCGCCGCCGGCCACCGGTATGACGTTTGAGTTTGATTTGGCCCTGAGCCCGAAAGAGTCCCATGTTTGA